ctgtaccacaaccagttcgacctctgcaagcatttcaaatgacatggacctcacaccacaataactaaaactaccaccaaagagagaatgggattaggccgcaaatccttaataccatataatgattgcttcgtaacgtcataaataatagatagatatcggctatttagtggaaatatgaacagggcacaactaaaatacctgcataactttttccaaataactttgtgctgaacggttagtaatgttacagattttcaaaataggttgcgttgtcaaaacttagaattcaccatttttacgcaatcttctataacttctactagaaacgtccaatttttaaaatctaaaaaatctgagaaagctaaatatatgtaaaacttaaaatgtaaaacaatatgaccatttaacatgcccttcatacctagaaaattccatctttccccgtatagatcattctgggacaccctgtattaaatcAAGATGGACGGAGTATAAGAGTTACATGGCAAGTAGTATAAACCACCATATATAATATTGCAATAAGGAACGCAGCCATGGTATTGGTACCAGGATTGGAGATGTTTCCGTCTTCTAGCTTGACCTTCGCTGCCTCATCTTTACCATCAAAATCTACTAGAAACAGGTACTCTGTTAGTATTACTGTTCAATGCGATAATAAGGAAGGGTTACACATGGATGGTATTTCTTTAGGTAAGATCTACTGTTCTTagaatcatataggcctatagtttagaCAGCGTGTTCTGATGTTAACATTAATGCTCCTTAAAATCTGTAGGAGAAAGTTCCGTGAAAGTACCATATTTATATCCTGATGTCCGAGGCCAATGTCAAGGCCAAGGacatggtgtccgaggccaaggataGACCCTCCGAGGCCAAGGATCTTTATCTCCCAGATCCAGGCCGGCCAAGGACTACACGTCCGAGGACAAGGTCCGAAGACAAAGACGTTCAAAAACTATGGTAAACTATGTAACACTGGCAAAACGTGGGTTATCCTTCGTGTGAGAGATTAAGTGCTCATAACTTAATGATCAGCTTTATTCTATGATCTTTTGTTAATCGTCTAATACTACGGATGTATTCAAGACGTAAATACTTTCTGGTTGGATTTGATCTAAAATTAAAAAGGTAAAATATAGGGATAGCTTCAGTTATTGTCCATCGTTGTGTTAGCGCTGAGAATGGACTTAGCATCTCTGAACTGGACATTGTGCTACATGACCCGGCTACATTATTGTATATGATGTCCATATGCCAATATATTTCATATAAGATTTGTAAGCAGAACAAGTTAGTTACGCAATTAATTGAGTTAAGTAATTAAGGCCGAAactttgtttgattggcgtaacccgaccgaacCTAAAGGTAGGCCAGACCCTAgactttttcttatttttttgcgaacaaataaaaaaaaaaactttaaaaaaattaaattaaaaaaaaagttggaagGTCTTACAGCTGTGTGTACAAAATTGTTGACCGACATACCCTATATTTTTATGTGTGTTACCCCAATCAAACAAATATTATTAGACCTAATTGAGTTAATCTAAAAAAGGTTACTTTGAGTGTTTAATATTTTGCTTCAGCACATGTGTGAGACGAACGTTCTAGCCCTAACAACAGATTatgcattttaagaaaatcaATTACCGTTGAGGATATCCATAAAATATCGCACACATCGCCAGATGAGCCTTTCTCTGTTATGGTTTACGCTTCTGGATATAAAGTGAGCTACGCCTTCTTGGCTGGGTATAATGTCAGGTATCGTACGCCACCTCTTGTGGACAATTCTACGCTGGAATTGATGCCCGAATCCAAAAAAGGCAAGTATCAATCCAAAAGCAAGTTAAAACGTTCGGCTTGACAGTTTTTACAGTTCGCACTTACGTTTCAGAAAGGAAGTGGGTTAGCCTTTCCTAACCAAAGCCTCTTCGTTTATAGGACGTAATTATTCCTTTTGTATTGTTGTTCTGTGTTTTGATGCTTGTAAGGCGCTGCGTGCTCTGTATAGCGCCCCTACAAatattgtttaataataatatcGAACATCTGGGGCGGGGCCGAAAAGTGTTATtctattataaaatacataaaatgatATAATCAGATGTATAATATTATAAGCTTTTTACCATCCTGGGTACTCACGATGGAATTATACAATGGCAAGGTGTAAACTCCATTTGTTATGTATCTACGTACAGATTTGAAGGACCAGCTGCGGCGTTGCCAGCTAattatattttttgataaaatcaaaGGTTTATATCAttcgcatttttttttaatattgttcaTAAAATGTTAACTACTTACCAACTGAAACAATCATGACCGAATGGGATTAGGTTGAGACAATGATTGCTTTTAGTTATAGGCATAGGATTACATGTAGGGAGGCCACGGTTCAACTATACAAAATAGTATATTTTTGTGATTGCGAATCCAAAAAGACACACTTAAACTTAAGTGCAATAATATCCAATACCTGTCAGTACTTGCACATTCAAGTGCCCTCCAAGCCCCACCCTTCATACCAATCACGATTGCAACACAGGAATATCACTTGTACCTTaggtaaagcaaaaaaaaacgggaatttactactagcgccaatgcatgttactcccacgGTACGATACTTTGATGTGTATAATATGTGTATGAGTCCCGTACGCCGTGTACGTATTGTGTCATGTGTTATAAGAAtagcatacgtgttcgactaatatttccatcgtaataataaaacaatggttccagcgttttattcaaaatctcggattttgacaaaactacagcacctaaagtcttgattttcgcagagtatctttgtttactaaagtacattgcaATCTTGTAaaaacccgaatttaaaaaaaatgagggcgTTCTCCCCAGCAAAtgttatattatggctttaagtcaagATCAAATGGAGACCATCCTGCTTTAACGTTTTTGTTCACACATTTCAGCAGTGGTTGACTCGATTTTCTTTGAAGACCACGCTTTGGCTAGTCCAGAGTTGAGTGTCGTCGATGGTTCTGGTTTTGGAtatttggtcaatgttacatttacTCTAAAGGTACGTGTTTAAATTTGGTGACTTTGATTCTTTATTATTATATTGCCATATTGATGTATTACCATGCATTCTaataatgaagacctgagcgcaagaagactgtaagttcACTTTTGACGAAATTTACTTACAGGTagttttgaagttattggatgaagacaaaaatttggacatttttttgacatttggccCCTCCCCCACAGGGGTCGCGTGTGGGATCAAGAGGGGTCAAAAATGATaaattgtccaatgtcgtcaagaAACATGTCATAATACTCGTTATCATCACGACGATTACGAAAATATAcaatttatcatacattttgagctcgaTTAATCAGTCAGAGGTTCACttccggttaaaggtcaactggggtcaaattttaaagcaaccttcaaattcaacaaacaaggtgtcaaagttataagcttttgtttcaatccgaaCGCAAGAAGACcgtccaaaaatgataaatttatCAATATCGATCAATGTTATAGATATCTAAGTAtaaaaaagtttaaacgatcatatctcaatatgccaaatatggacttacggtcttcttgcgctcaggtcttatCGAAAAACGATtttacaatgataataataaagcaATGATTGTGCTTCACATATCGAACCATTTATCTTATGTAGTTGTATGCCAAAACAGCTACAGTAAATGTAGTAAAcgacattaaaaacattaagtcAACTGATTATAATGATGTAATGGGAATAGAACATCTCATCTTGCCTGCCTACTTCGGCACCTTTGTGATACCCTGTTTTCATCTGGACACCAAATATTGCGACCGCAGACAAAGAGTCTCAGATAATAATATCAGTAATGTAATTAAGTGCACTTTTTTTAAAACAGATGTATCATACTATGAATTATGACATGGCGTACCGACGGGAAGATGTTCCGGTCACAGTTCCCGTGGGTAAACCGATCTATTTAGAGGCGAAGGCTTCCGGGAACGATGATATTCAACTGTTGGTTGATAGTTGTCTTGCAACGAATTCCAGTAACCCAAGGTCAACACCCAATAACATATTTATTGACGACGGGTAGGTGCTCATGTGTTTCGCGGGAAAGTAATAAGTAAATAatacaaacaagcaaacacacaACATTAACCAATGAATGAAAACGAATAGATTCATAGAAAACGTCTACGTGCATACGTTCATTACATAGATGACTTTATGTAATCGCTGAGAGGGTGAATGCATTTGATCCAGAAAATCCGCCCTTTATGGCTCTACTTGTTGCTATCGCGGAACTTGGGTCCTGTTTTCTCAAGAAAGTTTCTCAAGTCAAACTTTACATCTTACATATGCTGACCTGTATTGTTGAAAAGAGAGAAACATTATCTCACTATTACAGATGTCCTACTGATGAGACAGTGGTATACTATTACGATGCTGAATCGTCAACACGGCGCTTCTCAACCATTGCAGTTACACCATCGGATGGTGACAATCCAACAGCCATTGTAAGTATTCACAGGctgaacgctagtcagtcgatgccTATTGTTCAACAAGACCCAATCAGACACTTAGTTAGGCAATGGGAACGATCGCATTCGGTGTTGAGATTAGCAACATTTTTAGTTACAGCTTTTTACTTCATAATGTATTTTCTCAGTCAActgaaagcaataattttcatttcatcggtaaatgtcagaaaaatCTATAATGCTTTGTACAATTTATTTGTTgtactatttattttatttggtaatttttaaaactttggtgttaaacttaggtgtaaAAAGTAGGCTTCTGGTGTAACATTTTCGATTTTCACATGCTTCAACTTGCCTGGTAAACTCTTTTTGGGGTCAATGTTATTGCTTtccaaagtaacataattcgctaatgaaagatattttcTAACTTTCTAACTAATTTTATAACGTTCTAAAGCACATCGTATAAGGCTATATCATTGTTTTTCGattttcggttttgattgcacctttttttaattccgactaccaattttgtcaaaatcaactcgcaaaATGTACCTATGGATGGATgcttttgcaagccacaatagaaatatcgttGCTTTacttctgctggttatattagacaTGAAGTACTGGTtgaacattttggcagtcgccAAAGTGAAAAAAAGGTAAAATCAAAACagatattttgacaaaactatactATATAGAcccacgatgtgccttacagagagAGATGGGAAGTATCTtttttagcgaactatattagtttgaaacgcaaaaaaaaaataaaataaaaaaaataaacaatttcatgtcttattttaacaccaggatttaaacaaaaatgtatatccaagcactatgttttcaactgacattactgaagaaaaacaaaaatgttgctttatatttaaccgagaaaatgaatttcatagcaaaaaatgTGTGAGTGTgtgtctctgaattgtgctgatttcatcGAGCAACTTTTTAACGCGACTATGCATAGCAATAGAAGCTGGTCAGTGGCGTAGTGAATGTACGTTTTCGAATAAGGTTGAACGAATAGCGTGACATTTCCTGACAGCGTAAATGTGGTTCCttttaaataccactaattatgtattacatgggtttcaatgggaaatggctaatttcggatTGAATCTTCCCATATTTAGAACTCTCAcattaaatgccactaatatcaggtgaaactatatgattaagatgccaaatgatcaaaaa
Above is a genomic segment from Amphiura filiformis chromosome 10, Afil_fr2py, whole genome shotgun sequence containing:
- the LOC140162313 gene encoding ZP domain-containing protein-like, with the translated sequence MYHTMNYDMAYRREDVPVTVPVGKPIYLEAKASGNDDIQLLVDSCLATNSSNPRSTPNNIFIDDGCPTDETVVYYYDAESSTRRFSTIAVTPSDGDNPTAIAYIHCWLIACNSSDSSTGCQRDCSSRRKRKSATTHKQSFEHYVVSLGPLIIISESNGQNEEDVTLPTPRFTSDP